One Campylobacter lari DNA segment encodes these proteins:
- a CDS encoding flagellin produces the protein MGFRINTNIGAMNAHANSVITARELDKSLGRLSSGLRINSAADDASGMAIADSLRNQAASLGQAINNGNDAIGILQTADKAMDEQLKILDTIKVKATQAAQDGQTTKTRTMIQNEINRLMEELDNIANTTAFNGKQLLSGNFVNQEFQIGAQSNQTVHATIGPTQSGKIGHTRFETGVRVTGSGTSNLVLKSYDGVNDYKFQSVVISTSVGTGLGALADEINKVADKTGVRATAVVQTISSGALPAGKTGADFSINGVVIGQVDVKPGDKDGALVAAINAKKDTTGVEASVVDGKLILNSADGRGIELGGSLGTALSGTVASVNYGRLSLVKNDGRDILISGGSTIGFGQSGSSAAQATVNLESVKGQILASIACAMGFNAMSTADNITTPKSAGVTTLRGAMAVMDLADSAITTLDNIRADIGAVQNQITATINNISVTQVNIKSAESTIRDVDFAAESANFSKYNILAQSGSYAMSQANAVQQNVLKLLQ, from the coding sequence ATGGGTTTTAGAATAAACACCAACATAGGTGCAATGAATGCACACGCAAATTCAGTAATCACAGCTAGAGAGTTAGATAAATCTCTAGGAAGACTTAGTTCAGGTTTGAGAATAAATTCAGCAGCAGATGATGCTTCTGGTATGGCAATAGCTGATTCTTTGCGAAATCAAGCCGCATCTTTAGGTCAAGCTATTAACAATGGTAATGATGCTATAGGTATTTTACAAACAGCCGATAAAGCTATGGATGAACAATTAAAAATACTTGATACCATTAAAGTTAAAGCTACTCAAGCTGCTCAAGATGGTCAAACCACAAAAACTAGAACCATGATACAAAATGAGATTAACCGTTTGATGGAAGAGCTTGACAACATAGCAAATACTACAGCTTTTAATGGTAAACAACTTCTAAGTGGAAATTTTGTAAATCAAGAATTTCAAATCGGTGCTCAATCAAACCAAACGGTGCATGCTACTATAGGGCCAACTCAATCAGGAAAAATTGGTCATACACGTTTTGAAACAGGTGTTAGGGTTACTGGAAGTGGAACTTCTAATTTGGTTTTAAAATCATATGATGGTGTAAATGATTATAAGTTCCAATCGGTAGTAATTTCTACTAGCGTTGGGACAGGGCTTGGAGCTTTAGCTGATGAGATTAATAAAGTGGCAGATAAAACAGGTGTTAGAGCAACTGCTGTAGTGCAAACCATATCAAGTGGAGCTTTACCTGCTGGTAAAACAGGGGCTGATTTTTCTATTAATGGTGTTGTTATAGGTCAGGTCGATGTTAAACCAGGAGATAAAGATGGGGCTTTAGTAGCTGCAATTAATGCTAAAAAAGATACAACAGGTGTTGAAGCTTCTGTAGTGGATGGAAAACTCATTTTAAATTCAGCCGATGGTAGAGGTATTGAGCTAGGAGGATCTTTAGGGACAGCACTTAGTGGTACGGTGGCTTCTGTAAATTATGGAAGATTATCTTTAGTTAAAAATGATGGTAGAGATATTCTTATTTCTGGAGGTTCTACAATTGGTTTTGGTCAAAGTGGTTCTTCTGCGGCACAGGCTACTGTAAATTTAGAATCAGTTAAAGGACAAATCTTAGCAAGTATAGCTTGTGCTATGGGATTTAATGCTATGAGTACAGCGGATAATATAACTACTCCAAAAAGCGCTGGTGTAACAACTCTTAGAGGAGCTATGGCTGTAATGGATCTAGCAGATAGTGCTATTACAACTCTTGATAATATTAGAGCAGATATTGGTGCGGTGCAAAATCAAATCACAGCTACTATTAATAACATTAGTGTAACTCAAGTAAATATTAAATCAGCTGAATCTACCATAAGAGATGTTGACTTTGCGGCTGAGAGTGCGAACTTTTCTAAATATAATATTTTAGCTCAAAGTGGATCTTATGCTATGAGTCAAGCTAATGCTGTTCAACAAAATGTATTAAAACTTTTACAATAA
- a CDS encoding motility associated factor glycosyltransferase family protein, with amino-acid sequence MNELFLKNTQALFEKDQPLALKLRELKECKQFELFQGSSDNLDINILDKKRKEFVYKDPLKELDESLKLFNGEYLRYPVLFFYGLGNGILYKALLSNPIRNHLIVFEEELEIIYLVFHYLDLSEEIRNEKVVLFQNFSFYKISNFFAQSNINTLAKIYNFHPLNYFYSNNYIKSIQEINSVNLKSIQYVSTTMGNDPKDSLQGITQLLHNLPYQLANPSLKDLLKQRKGKIENAIIVSTGPSLIKQLPLLKEYANKASIICADSAYPILAKHNIKPDYVLSLERIEKTSEFFNNDFKEFDKGILFLLVSMVFPKTIEYLKRNNRQFMLVHRPLPFAQSLNMNDYGYLGTGMSVANMAYELAVKLGHKNIILIGQDLAYDENGKSHPKDYHYFKEDFEGSRKQGLFITAYGGNGKVETNKWWKVFKETFEKDIALMNPLGINTYNATEGGARIEGSIEKPFKELCENLLKENKVSLYLKKSIDKTSLQKTLLSHISSAENIIQKAEKLLEKVNESITNTSFQNLTHDINNFKILIAEIDNFKISIYNNKNPYFYTEISKPLFYHYECKISEIFIKNYDDDMDKMQKCVEYLNAGKLWLSNYIDILKIQNNLLKQASLN; translated from the coding sequence ATGAATGAACTTTTTTTAAAAAACACTCAAGCATTATTTGAAAAAGATCAGCCTTTAGCTCTAAAGCTAAGAGAGCTTAAAGAGTGTAAGCAATTTGAACTTTTTCAAGGAAGTAGTGATAATTTAGATATTAATATATTAGATAAAAAAAGAAAAGAATTTGTTTATAAAGATCCTTTAAAGGAATTAGATGAAAGTTTAAAACTTTTTAATGGAGAGTATTTAAGATATCCTGTTTTATTTTTTTATGGTTTAGGTAATGGAATTTTATATAAAGCTTTGCTTTCTAATCCTATTAGAAATCATTTAATTGTTTTTGAAGAAGAATTAGAGATTATTTATCTAGTTTTTCATTATTTAGATTTAAGTGAAGAAATAAGAAATGAAAAGGTGGTTTTGTTTCAAAATTTCTCCTTTTACAAAATCAGTAATTTTTTTGCACAAAGTAATATCAATACTTTGGCAAAAATTTACAACTTTCATCCGCTTAACTATTTTTATAGCAATAATTATATAAAATCTATCCAAGAAATTAATTCTGTCAATCTCAAATCTATTCAATATGTATCTACTACAATGGGCAATGACCCTAAAGACTCCCTCCAAGGCATCACCCAACTTTTACACAATCTACCTTATCAATTAGCGAACCCTAGTTTAAAAGATTTACTAAAACAAAGAAAAGGTAAAATAGAAAATGCTATTATAGTTTCTACTGGTCCATCTTTAATAAAGCAATTACCTTTATTAAAAGAATATGCTAACAAAGCTAGTATTATATGTGCTGATAGTGCTTATCCTATATTAGCAAAGCATAATATAAAGCCTGATTATGTATTATCTTTAGAAAGGATAGAAAAAACCTCTGAGTTTTTCAATAATGACTTTAAAGAATTTGACAAAGGTATATTATTTCTTTTAGTTAGTATGGTTTTTCCAAAAACTATAGAATACCTAAAAAGAAATAATAGACAGTTTATGCTAGTACATAGACCACTACCATTTGCACAAAGTTTAAATATGAATGACTATGGATATTTAGGTACAGGTATGAGTGTAGCCAATATGGCTTATGAGTTAGCTGTAAAACTAGGACATAAAAATATTATCTTAATAGGTCAAGATTTAGCTTATGATGAGAATGGTAAATCTCATCCTAAAGATTATCATTATTTTAAAGAAGACTTTGAAGGAAGTAGAAAACAAGGTTTGTTTATTACTGCTTATGGCGGCAATGGTAAGGTTGAGACAAATAAATGGTGGAAAGTTTTTAAAGAAACATTTGAAAAAGATATAGCCTTGATGAATCCACTAGGTATAAATACCTACAATGCCACAGAAGGTGGAGCTAGAATAGAAGGAAGTATAGAAAAACCTTTTAAAGAATTATGTGAAAATTTATTGAAAGAAAATAAGGTTTCACTATATTTAAAAAAATCTATTGATAAAACTTCTCTGCAAAAAACACTCTTATCGCATATTAGTAGCGCAGAAAACATTATCCAAAAAGCCGAAAAACTACTAGAAAAAGTCAATGAAAGCATTACCAATACTTCTTTTCAAAATTTAACACACGATATAAATAATTTTAAAATTCTCATAGCAGAAATAGATAATTTTAAAATTTCTATTTATAACAATAAAAATCCCTATTTTTATACAGAAATTTCCAAACCACTGTTTTACCACTATGAATGTAAAATAAGTGAAATTTTTATAAAAAATTATGATGATGATATGGACAAAATGCAAAAATGTGTAGAATATTTAAACGCAGGAAAATTATGGTTAAGTAATTATATAGATATTTTAAAAATACAAAATAATTTATTAAAGCAAGCCTCTTTAAATTGA
- a CDS encoding motility associated factor glycosyltransferase family protein encodes MNELFLKNTQALFEKDQPLALKLRELKECKQFELFQGSSDNLDINILDKKRKEFVYKDPLKELDESLKLFNGEYLRYPVLFFYGLGNGILYKALLSNPIRNHLIVFEEELEIIYLVFHYLDLSEEIRNEKVVLFYTPLTTFTQLDVLMSYSTIRNYYKIYNLFIHSNFYSSCNTNTTNQNIIQAIKSNHLRVGNAPSDSLQGITQLTRNLVSLLTNPSLKDLLKQRKGKIENAIIVSTGPSLIKQLPLLKEYANKASIICADSAYPILAKHNIKPDYVLMLERDDVVIKCFDNDFKEFDKGILFILASVVHQKAIEYLKRNNRQFMLVHRPLPFAQSLNMNDYGYLGTGMSVANMAYELAVKLGHKNIILIGQDLAYDENGKSHPKDYVHGEAIENDRKEGLFITAYGGNGKVETNKWWKVFKETFEKDIALMNPLGINTYNATEGGARIEGSIEKPFKELCENLLKENKVLFKIINTSTSKIGANLKTARKNIEKILSCNQNNINKSQILLEKIQKAKINLKVKSLFKQLDAFKKQLYKTSNGAYELYPHILYHHELKTNALLCKNPKNKKEQKQITRELLNIYEETFKILLHLFNVFDNAIKDESVELFQLTR; translated from the coding sequence ATGAATGAACTTTTTTTAAAAAACACTCAAGCATTATTTGAAAAAGATCAGCCTTTAGCTCTAAAGCTAAGAGAGCTTAAAGAGTGTAAGCAATTTGAACTTTTTCAAGGAAGTAGTGATAATTTAGATATTAATATATTAGATAAAAAAAGAAAAGAATTTGTTTATAAAGATCCTTTAAAGGAATTAGATGAAAGTTTAAAACTTTTTAATGGAGAGTATTTAAGATATCCTGTTTTATTTTTTTATGGTTTAGGTAATGGAATTTTATATAAAGCTTTGCTTTCTAATCCTATTAGAAATCATTTAATTGTTTTTGAAGAAGAATTAGAGATTATTTATCTAGTTTTTCATTATTTAGATTTAAGTGAAGAAATAAGAAATGAAAAGGTGGTTTTGTTTTATACACCTCTAACAACTTTCACTCAACTTGATGTTTTAATGAGCTATTCAACAATAAGAAATTATTATAAAATTTATAATCTTTTTATACACAGCAACTTTTACTCTTCTTGTAATACAAACACAACAAATCAAAATATTATACAAGCCATTAAATCCAATCATTTAAGAGTAGGAAACGCACCTAGCGATTCCTTGCAAGGCATTACTCAACTTACAAGAAATTTAGTTTCACTGCTTACCAACCCTAGTTTAAAAGATTTACTAAAACAAAGAAAAGGTAAAATAGAAAATGCTATTATAGTTTCTACTGGTCCATCTTTAATAAAGCAATTACCTTTATTAAAAGAATATGCCAACAAAGCTAGTATTATATGTGCTGATAGTGCTTATCCTATATTAGCAAAGCATAATATAAAGCCTGATTATGTATTAATGCTTGAAAGAGATGATGTAGTTATTAAGTGTTTTGATAATGATTTTAAAGAATTTGATAAGGGTATATTGTTTATTTTAGCTAGTGTAGTACATCAAAAGGCTATAGAATACCTAAAAAGAAATAATAGACAGTTTATGCTAGTACATAGACCACTACCATTTGCACAAAGTTTAAATATGAATGACTATGGATATTTAGGTACAGGTATGAGTGTAGCCAATATGGCTTATGAGTTAGCTGTAAAACTAGGACATAAAAATATTATCTTAATAGGTCAAGATTTAGCTTATGATGAGAATGGTAAATCTCATCCTAAAGACTATGTCCATGGAGAAGCTATAGAAAATGATAGAAAAGAAGGTTTATTTATTACTGCTTATGGCGGCAATGGTAAGGTTGAGACAAATAAATGGTGGAAAGTTTTTAAAGAAACATTTGAAAAAGATATAGCCTTGATGAATCCACTAGGTATAAATACCTACAATGCCACAGAAGGTGGAGCTAGAATAGAAGGAAGTATAGAAAAACCTTTTAAAGAATTATGTGAAAATTTATTGAAAGAAAATAAGGTTTTATTTAAAATTATTAATACCAGCACATCCAAAATCGGAGCCAATTTAAAAACCGCAAGAAAAAATATAGAAAAAATACTTTCTTGCAATCAAAATAATATTAATAAATCTCAAATTCTTTTAGAAAAAATTCAAAAAGCTAAAATTAATTTAAAAGTTAAATCACTATTTAAGCAACTTGATGCATTTAAAAAGCAATTATATAAAACATCTAATGGAGCATATGAGCTTTATCCTCATATTTTGTATCATCATGAATTAAAAACTAATGCCCTGTTGTGCAAAAACCCAAAAAACAAAAAAGAGCAAAAGCAAATCACGAGAGAACTATTGAATATATATGAAGAAACTTTTAAAATACTTTTACATCTTTTTAATGTATTTGACAATGCTATAAAAGATGAAAGTGTAGAACTTTTTCAACTAACAAGGTAA